One Camelina sativa cultivar DH55 chromosome 3, Cs, whole genome shotgun sequence genomic window carries:
- the LOC104776731 gene encoding microtubule-associated protein 70-2 isoform X2, with amino-acid sequence MSDVSGDGDVSATVTEHHSTQPPVSNATYPSLTVSASYKESSGGGGKSSSSKRRPIRPSFDAAADNEFITLLHGSDPVKVELNRLENDVRDKDRELGEAHAEIKALRLSERQREKAVEELTEELTKLDEKLKLTESILQSKNLEIKKINEEKKASMAAQFAAEATLRRVHAAQKDDDMPPIEAILAPLEAELKLARSEIGKLQEDNRALDRLTKSKEAALLEAERTVEAAMAKAAMVDDLQNKNQELMKQIEICQEENKILDRMHRQKVAEVEKLTQTVRELEEAVLAGGAAANAVRDYQRKFQEMNEERKTLDRELARAKVTANRVATVVANEWKDGNDKVMPVKQWLEERRFLQGEMQQLRDKLAITDRAAKSEAQLKEKFQLRLRVLEETLRGTTNSSTRNTPEARSMSNGPSRRQSLGGAENLQKFPSNGALLKKTPSSQMRHSLSINSTSVLKNAKGTSKSFDGGTRSLDRGKALVNGPGNYSFNKATDDSNSKEAESGNGWKENSEEKPQSEEPAAAATEDSVPGVLYDLLQKEVVSLRKASHEKDQSLKDKDDAIEMLAKKVETLTKAMEVEAKKMRREVSAMEKEVAAMRVEKDQDTRAKRFSNIKTPSNTAQILAGRAAGRSGGLTKSTQ; translated from the exons ATGTCGGATGTTTCCGGTGACGGAGATGTATCGGCGACGGTTACTGAGCATCATTCTACACAACCTCCGGTTTCGAATGCGACGTATCCTTCACTGACGGTGTCGGCGTCTTACAAAGAGAGCAGCGGAGGCGGAGGTAAAAGCAGCTCGTCGAAGCGGAGACCAATTAGGCCGAGCTTCGACGCTGCGGCTGATAATGAGTTTATTACTTTGCTTCATGGCTCGGATCCAGTTAAAGTGGAGCTTAATCGACTAGAGAATGATGTTAGAG ATAAGGATCGGGAGTTGGGAGAAGCACACGCTGAGATCAAAGCTCTTAGGTTGTctgagagacaaagagagaaagctGTTGAAGAG CTTACGGAGGAGCTTACTAAATTGGATGAGAAGCTCAAGTTGACTGAATCCATTCTCCAAAGCAAA AATctagaaatcaagaaaatcaatgaGGAAAAGAAAGCATCAATGGCTGCTCAGTTTGCTGCTGAAGCCACCTTGAGAAGAGTCCATGCTGCTCAAAAGGATGATGACATGCCTCCAATTGAAGCCATCCTTGCTCCATTAGAAGCTGAGCTTAAGCTTGCGCGATCAGAG ATTGGAAAGCTTCAAGAAGACAACAGGGCTTTGGACCGTCTGACTAAGTCAAAGGAAGCTGCCTTACTTGAAGCTGAGAGGACCGTTGAAGCTGCCATGGCAAAAGCCGCCATGGTTGATGATCTTCAAAACAAGAACCAGGAGTTAATGAAACAAATAGAAATCTGTCAG gaagaaaacaaaattctagACAGAATGCACAGGCAGAAGGTAGCTGAAGTGGAAAAGCTCACTCAGACAGTACGAGAACTGGAAGAGGCTGTTCTTGCAGGTGGTGCTGCTGCAAACGCCGTGAGGGATTACCAGCGGAAATTTCAAGAGATGAAT GAAGAACGGAAAACTCTTGACCGGGAGCTTGCACGTGCGAAGGTCACAGCAAACAGAGTTGCCACGGTGGTAGCAAATGAGTGGAAAGATGGTAATGATAAAGTGATGCCTGTGAAGCAATGGCTTGAAGAACGAAGGTTTCTACAG GGAGAAATGCAGCAACTTCGTGATAAGCTTGCCATAACAGATCGAGCTGCTAAATCTGAAGCACAGTTAAAA GAAAAGTTTCAGCTCCGGCTTAGAGTGCTTGAGGAGACACTTCGAGGAACTACAAACAGCAGCACCAGAAATACACCCGAGGCAAGAAGCATGAGTAATGGACCTTCTCGCAGGCAGTCGCTTGGTGGAGCTGAAAACTTACAAAAGTTTCCATCAAACGGTGCTTTGTTAAAGAAAACTCCATCTTCTCAGATGAGGCATTCCTTGTCTATTAACTCAACTTCGGTGTTGAAGAATGCTAAAGGAACATCTAAGTCGTTTGATGGAGGCACACGATCCTTGGATAGGGGCAAAGCACTTGTAAATGGACCTGGAAATTATTCCTTCAACAAGGCTACTGATGACTCTAACTCTAAGGAAGCAGAGTCAGGTAATGGGTGGAAAGAAAATTCAGAGGAGAAGCCACAAAGTGAAGAGCCTGCAGCAGCAGCAACTGAGGACAGTGTCCCAGGTGTCTTGTATGACTTACTACAGAAAGAAGTTGTCTCTTTGAGGAAAGCTTCTCATGAAAAGGATCAAAGCCTCAAAGACAAAGATGATGCTATCGAG ATGCTAGCAAAGAAGGTGGAAACATTAACAAAGGCAATGGAGGTTGAAGCGAAGAAGATGAGAAGGGAAGTATCTGCGATGGAGAAAGAAGTAGCTGCAATGCGTGTGGAGAAAGATCAGGACACCAGAGCCAAAAGGTTTTCCAATATTAAGACCCCATCCAACACCGCGCAGATTCTTGCTGGAAg AGCTGCTGGACGAAGTGGAGGGTTAACGAAAAGTACCCAGTGA
- the LOC104776730 gene encoding probable UDP-3-O-acyl-N-acetylglucosamine deacetylase 2, whose amino-acid sequence MRLSVAVRATKPSFLNTWIRFSSSTASSSSSSPAVSLNPSGRLQQTLAGSVEVKGKALHSGKISTVKLIPEIAGAGRYFEFRSRVIPASIEFAQESPLCTTLLKDELKIRTVEHLLSALEAKGVDNCKIQIESQSSDDQEVEVPIFDGSAKEWVNAIEGVGINVAQNHVGESVDKMVAHVNKPVYVFKNDSFVTAFPALETRITCVIDFPQVPAIGCQWFSWRPIHESSFAKDIAPSRTFCVYEEVERMREAGLIKGGSLDNAIVCSAKHGWMNPPLRFDNEACRHKILDLIGDLSLLGRDGNGGLPVAHIVAYKAGHTLHTDLARHLTID is encoded by the exons ATGAGACTCTCCGTCGCCGTCCGAGCCACTAAGCCGTCGTTTCTCAACACTTGGATCcgattctcctcctccaccgcgtcgtcgtcgtcgtcgtcgccgGCAGTCTCTTTGAATCCG AGTGGACGATTACAGCAAACTCTCGCGGGATCTGTGGAGGTGAAAGGTAAAGCTCTGCATTCCGGTAAGATTTCGACGGTTAAGCTAATCCCGGAGATCGCCGGAGCTGGTAGATACTTCGAGTTTCGATCCAGAGTCATCCCTGCGTCGATTGAATTTGCTCAGGAGTCGCCTCTTTGCACTACGCTGTTGAAAGATGAGCTCAAAATCCGAACAGTTGAGCATTTGTTATCAGCTCTTGAGGCCAAGGGAGTTGATAATTGCAAGATTCAAATCGAAAGCCAAAGTTCAGATGATCAAGAAGTCGAG GTCCCTATTTTTGATGGATCAGCTAAAGAGTGGGTCAATGCGATAGAAGGAGTTGGCATAAACGTGGCTCAAAACCATGTTGGGGAAAGTGTGGATAAGATGGTAGCACATGTGAACAAGCCTGTGTACGTTTTCAAGAACGATTCTTTTGTTACTGCATTTCCAGCTCTTGAGACTCGGATCACTTGTGTTATCGACTTCCCACAG GTGCCTGCTATAGGCTGCCAATGGTTTTCTTGGAGACCTATCCATGAGTCTTCCTTTGCAAAGGATATCGCACCATCAAGAACCTTCTGTGTTTATGAAGAG gtggAGCGCATGCGTGAAGCAGGGCTCATTAAAGGAGGTTCTCTGGATAACGCCATCGTTTGTAG TGCCAAGCATGGATGGATGAACCCTCCTCTGCGGTTTGATAATGAAGCATGTCGACATAAGATCCTTGACTTAATTGGTGACCTCTCCCTTTTAGGACGAGACGGAAATGGAGGACTCCCCGTGGCTCACATAGTCGCATATAAG GCGGGCCATACACTGCACACTGACTTAGCACGTCATCTCACCATTGACTGA